Proteins from a genomic interval of Rhodococcus rhodochrous:
- the zapE gene encoding cell division protein ZapE, whose protein sequence is MSPNTAMPNPVPRTVFDEAARSRGFVLDPAQHDAVEQLCHPERPNVYLWGPPGRGKSWLADVYFSAYPGRNKLRVHFHEFFRDLHVELRRHRFDLDAALDHLIGRAELVCFDEFHVHDPADGTFVARLFPALLGRRTRLVLTSNYPPRDLLPNPLFHDGFVPTIELVERCATVVALDGPRDHRLGSDHAKGFASGIWAVSPSDRQLRRLGLERPAPAEHRVLRPAERPLRALRAEEDCLWFDFGDLCDHTTAPVDYLALAADHLFWVVDKIPDLTTAGREPAQRFANLVDVLHDRDVRVVFVSEVAVSELAAPAGPVAHDIGRLRSRLAQLRTIQDTSSRTDAGTSRVRR, encoded by the coding sequence ATGTCGCCGAACACCGCCATGCCGAACCCCGTCCCCCGCACCGTGTTCGACGAGGCCGCGCGCAGCCGGGGGTTCGTGCTCGATCCCGCGCAACACGACGCCGTCGAGCAGCTGTGTCATCCCGAGCGCCCGAACGTCTACCTGTGGGGCCCGCCCGGGCGCGGCAAGAGCTGGCTCGCCGACGTGTACTTCTCGGCCTATCCCGGACGGAACAAGCTCCGCGTCCACTTCCACGAGTTCTTCCGCGACCTGCACGTCGAGCTCCGACGGCACCGCTTCGATCTCGACGCCGCACTCGATCACCTGATCGGTCGCGCCGAGCTCGTGTGCTTCGACGAATTCCACGTCCACGATCCGGCGGACGGCACGTTCGTCGCCCGGTTGTTCCCCGCACTGCTCGGTCGCCGCACGCGTCTCGTCCTGACCTCGAACTATCCTCCCCGCGACCTGCTCCCCAACCCGCTCTTCCACGACGGCTTCGTCCCGACGATCGAGCTCGTCGAGCGGTGCGCGACGGTCGTCGCTCTGGACGGTCCGCGCGATCATCGGCTCGGCTCCGACCATGCGAAGGGATTCGCGTCGGGGATCTGGGCCGTCTCCCCGTCCGACCGGCAGCTACGACGGCTCGGTCTCGAACGGCCGGCGCCGGCCGAACATCGGGTCCTGCGCCCGGCGGAACGTCCGCTCCGCGCTCTACGGGCCGAGGAGGACTGTCTCTGGTTCGACTTCGGCGATCTCTGCGACCACACCACGGCGCCGGTCGACTATCTGGCGCTCGCGGCGGATCACCTGTTCTGGGTCGTCGACAAGATCCCGGATCTGACGACCGCGGGTCGCGAACCCGCGCAGCGGTTCGCCAATCTGGTGGACGTGCTCCACGACCGCGACGTGCGGGTCGTGTTCGTCTCGGAGGTCGCGGTATCGGAACTCGCTGCTCCGGCGGGACCCGTCGCGCACGACATCGGACGCCTGCGGAGCCGACTGGCCCAGCTGAGGACGATTCAGGACACGAGTTCGCGCACCGACGCCGGAACGTCACGAGTGCGCCGGTAG
- a CDS encoding TetR/AcrR family transcriptional regulator: protein MTTSPERPSRRTAISDAALELAARGGNHAVTHTAIDVHLGLPKGSTSYYFRTRHALVSAAITRLAERSRADFAALFDDTTGDPSPPADLIARYLERLLTVRRTDVLARYALATDARLEPESAEALAACMFSISAATDLVRELGAPEPDTAGRDLVTLLEGVLFDRTHGARAHTSSDSDTAWVDEISSTVGRWLDALCAQQ from the coding sequence GTGACGACTTCACCCGAACGTCCCTCCCGGCGCACGGCCATCAGCGATGCCGCCCTCGAACTCGCCGCCCGTGGCGGCAACCACGCGGTGACGCACACGGCCATCGACGTGCACCTCGGCCTGCCGAAGGGCTCGACCTCCTACTACTTCCGCACCCGCCACGCGCTCGTCTCGGCTGCGATCACCCGCCTCGCCGAACGGTCGCGCGCGGATTTCGCCGCGCTGTTCGACGACACGACCGGCGACCCGAGCCCTCCTGCCGACCTGATCGCGCGCTATCTCGAACGCCTGCTCACTGTGCGTCGCACCGATGTGCTGGCCCGGTACGCGCTCGCGACCGACGCGCGCCTCGAACCGGAGTCTGCCGAGGCGCTCGCGGCCTGCATGTTCTCGATCTCCGCGGCCACCGATCTCGTGCGGGAACTCGGTGCGCCGGAACCCGACACGGCGGGGCGCGATCTGGTGACCCTGCTCGAAGGAGTTCTGTTCGACCGCACCCACGGCGCTCGCGCCCACACGTCCTCGGATTCGGACACGGCATGGGTCGACGAGATCAGCTCGACCGTCGGTCGGTGGCTCGACGCGCTCTGCGCACAGCAGTAG
- the dapB gene encoding 4-hydroxy-tetrahydrodipicolinate reductase — MDTTKVRVGVLGAAGKVGQAICAAVDAASDLELVATVDKGDSLDAFVNSQTQVVVDFTHPDVVMDNLHFLVENGIHAVVGTTGFDDERLDRVRSWLADRPEVGVLIAPNFAIGAVLSMRFAQAAARFFDSVEVIELHHPNKADAPSGTAYRTARLIAQARAEAGVAPSPDATTTELDGARGGDVDGVRVHSVRLAGLVAHQEVLLGTQGETLTIRHDSIDRSSFAPGVLLGVREIGKRPGLTVGIDPLLDL; from the coding sequence GTGGATACAACAAAAGTTCGGGTGGGTGTACTCGGTGCTGCCGGCAAGGTCGGCCAGGCGATCTGCGCCGCCGTCGACGCCGCGTCCGATCTCGAGCTCGTCGCCACCGTCGACAAGGGCGACAGCCTCGACGCCTTCGTGAACTCGCAGACCCAGGTGGTCGTCGACTTCACCCACCCCGACGTCGTCATGGACAACCTGCACTTCCTCGTCGAGAACGGCATCCACGCCGTGGTCGGAACCACCGGCTTCGACGACGAGCGCCTCGACCGGGTGCGGAGCTGGCTCGCGGATCGTCCCGAGGTGGGCGTGCTCATCGCGCCGAACTTCGCGATCGGTGCCGTGCTGTCGATGCGCTTCGCCCAGGCCGCCGCCCGGTTCTTCGACTCCGTCGAGGTGATCGAGCTGCACCACCCGAACAAGGCCGACGCCCCGTCCGGCACCGCCTACCGCACTGCCCGTCTGATCGCGCAGGCCCGCGCCGAGGCCGGTGTGGCTCCGAGCCCGGACGCCACCACCACCGAACTCGACGGTGCTCGCGGCGGCGACGTCGACGGTGTCCGTGTGCACTCCGTGCGTCTCGCCGGACTCGTCGCCCACCAGGAGGTGCTGCTCGGCACCCAGGGCGAGACCCTCACCATCCGGCACGACTCGATCGACCGTTCCTCCTTCGCTCCCGGGGTGCTGCTCGGTGTGCGGGAGATCGGTAAGCGACCGGGTCTGACCGTCGGAATCGATCCCCTCCTCGACCTGTGA
- a CDS encoding flavodoxin family protein, with product MEDRAGADEAGRGDGSRTVLVVHHTPSPPTREILEAVLAGARDPEITGVTVRAVPALGATVPDVLAADGFLFGTTANFGYMSGALKHFFDTVYYPCLDAVAGRPYGLWVHGNNDTAGAVASVRRLTTGLGLVQAATDLEITGPVDAKVREQCYELGAIVAATAAGEI from the coding sequence GTGGAAGACCGGGCTGGGGCGGACGAGGCAGGGCGCGGGGACGGATCCCGCACGGTGCTGGTGGTGCACCACACCCCGTCGCCGCCGACCCGCGAGATCCTCGAAGCCGTCCTGGCGGGAGCTCGGGACCCGGAGATCACGGGTGTCACCGTCCGGGCGGTCCCCGCGCTGGGCGCCACGGTTCCCGATGTGCTGGCCGCCGACGGCTTCCTGTTCGGCACGACAGCCAATTTCGGCTACATGTCGGGTGCGCTCAAGCACTTCTTCGACACGGTCTACTACCCGTGTCTCGATGCCGTCGCCGGTCGTCCCTACGGTCTGTGGGTGCACGGGAACAACGACACCGCCGGCGCTGTGGCCTCGGTTCGGCGCCTGACCACCGGCTTGGGTCTCGTGCAGGCTGCTACCGATCTCGAGATCACCGGACCGGTCGACGCGAAGGTACGCGAGCAGTGTTACGAACTCGGCGCCATCGTCGCGGCGACCGCGGCCGGCGAGATCTGA
- a CDS encoding SRPBCC family protein, whose amino-acid sequence MAVSSTRSFDIDATPEQVMAALAAVERLPEWSSTHKSVTVESTHPDGRPHRVRMTVSIVGITDEQVVEYSWNGDESMSWTLVESSQQRQQDGAYTLTAKGSGTTAEFSLTIDPKIPVPGFLVRRAEKMALETAGKGLTSFTETHFH is encoded by the coding sequence ATGGCGGTCAGCAGCACCAGGAGTTTCGACATCGACGCAACCCCGGAGCAGGTGATGGCCGCGCTCGCCGCGGTCGAACGCCTGCCCGAGTGGTCGTCGACCCACAAGTCCGTCACCGTCGAGTCCACCCACCCCGACGGACGACCGCACCGCGTGCGGATGACCGTCTCCATCGTCGGCATCACCGACGAACAGGTCGTCGAGTACTCCTGGAACGGCGACGAGTCCATGTCGTGGACCCTGGTGGAGAGCAGCCAGCAACGCCAGCAGGACGGCGCCTACACCCTCACCGCCAAGGGATCCGGCACGACGGCCGAGTTCTCGCTGACCATCGATCCGAAGATCCCCGTCCCCGGATTCCTCGTGCGGCGCGCCGAGAAGATGGCCCTCGAAACCGCCGGCAAGGGCCTCACGTCGTTCACGGAGACACACTTCCACTGA
- the thyX gene encoding FAD-dependent thymidylate synthase produces the protein MAPEAAVPKVRLIATTEFHVPDDVDWDTDAEGGEALVEFAGRACYQSWSKPNPRTATNAGYLRHLLTVGHLSVLEHATATFYITGISRSCTHELIRHRHFSFSQLSQRFVADGEVPVVVPPAIAGDAELEELFFAAAERSREAYVALLAALDEKLSHLPAGPLRAKQVREAARAVLPNATETRIVVTGNYRSWRHFVAMRATEHADVEIRRLAVECVRQLADAAPNAFSDFAITKLADGSEIAAPTLATDL, from the coding sequence ATGGCGCCCGAAGCCGCCGTTCCGAAGGTCCGGCTCATCGCCACGACGGAGTTCCACGTCCCCGACGACGTCGACTGGGACACCGACGCCGAGGGCGGGGAAGCGCTCGTCGAGTTCGCCGGTCGCGCCTGCTACCAGAGCTGGTCCAAACCGAACCCGCGCACCGCGACGAACGCCGGATATCTCCGTCACCTGCTCACCGTGGGGCACCTGTCCGTTCTCGAACACGCCACGGCGACCTTCTACATCACCGGCATCTCCCGTTCGTGCACGCACGAGCTGATCCGGCACCGGCACTTCTCGTTCTCCCAGCTGTCCCAGCGTTTCGTCGCCGACGGTGAGGTGCCCGTGGTGGTTCCGCCCGCGATCGCGGGCGATGCCGAACTCGAGGAGTTGTTCTTCGCGGCCGCGGAGCGCAGCCGCGAGGCCTATGTGGCGCTGTTGGCGGCGCTCGACGAGAAGCTCTCGCATCTTCCCGCCGGTCCGTTGCGCGCCAAGCAGGTCCGGGAGGCCGCCCGGGCGGTGCTCCCCAACGCCACGGAGACCCGCATCGTCGTCACCGGCAACTACCGATCGTGGCGTCACTTCGTCGCCATGCGCGCGACCGAACATGCCGACGTCGAGATCCGGCGTCTCGCCGTCGAATGTGTGCGTCAGCTCGCGGATGCCGCACCGAACGCGTTCTCGGACTTCGCGATCACGAAGCTGGCCGACGGCAGCGAGATCGCAGCTCCCACGCTCGCGACCGATCTCTGA
- the dapA gene encoding 4-hydroxy-tetrahydrodipicolinate synthase, whose product MTNGDSATAVELPFGTVATAMVTPFTADGKLDVDAGVRLANYLVEGGCDALVLAGTTGESPTTTENEKMELMRAVLASVGDRAKIIAGAGSNDTAHSVELARDAARAGAHGLLVVTPYYSRPPQAGLYAHFVAVADATDLPVMLYDIPPRSVVPIETDTLRLLAEHPRIVAVKDAKGDLNAGAELIGTTDLKFYSGDDPLNLPWLSVGAVGFVSVIGHLVPGRLRELHTAFEAGDLELARRINLSMVPIYRAVARLGGVSASKAGLRLLGIDVGEPRLPQVAPVTAQIDALAADLQAAGVL is encoded by the coding sequence ATGACCAACGGTGATTCCGCAACTGCTGTCGAGCTTCCGTTCGGCACCGTCGCCACAGCGATGGTGACCCCGTTCACTGCCGATGGCAAGCTCGACGTGGATGCGGGCGTGCGTCTGGCGAACTACCTCGTCGAGGGTGGCTGTGACGCACTGGTTCTCGCCGGTACGACCGGCGAATCGCCCACGACGACCGAGAACGAGAAGATGGAGCTGATGCGGGCCGTGCTCGCATCCGTCGGCGACCGCGCCAAGATCATCGCCGGTGCCGGCAGCAACGACACCGCCCACAGCGTCGAGCTCGCCCGCGACGCCGCGCGAGCCGGTGCGCACGGCCTGCTCGTGGTGACCCCGTACTACTCGCGGCCCCCGCAGGCGGGTCTCTACGCCCACTTCGTCGCGGTGGCCGATGCGACCGATCTGCCGGTCATGCTCTACGACATCCCACCTCGATCCGTCGTGCCGATCGAGACCGACACGCTGCGTCTGCTCGCCGAGCACCCGCGGATCGTCGCGGTGAAGGACGCCAAGGGTGATCTGAACGCGGGCGCCGAGCTGATCGGCACCACCGACCTGAAGTTCTACTCGGGCGACGACCCGCTGAACCTGCCGTGGCTGTCCGTCGGCGCCGTCGGATTCGTCAGCGTGATCGGCCATCTCGTGCCCGGTCGCCTCCGCGAGCTGCACACCGCCTTCGAGGCCGGCGATCTCGAACTCGCCCGTCGCATCAATCTGTCGATGGTGCCCATCTACCGGGCCGTCGCGCGACTGGGAGGTGTGAGCGCCTCGAAAGCAGGGCTGCGACTGCTCGGTATCGACGTCGGAGAGCCCCGTCTGCCGCAGGTCGCCCCGGTGACAGCGCAGATCGACGCTCTCGCGGCGGATCTCCAGGCTGCGGGGGTGCTGTGA
- a CDS encoding ribonuclease J, with product MSRPDRGRGRATRNAGPPSRAPRRVPQNSAAAQRPDARVVDPTERLGTPPKAPRDGLRVVALGGIGEIGRNMTVFEHQGRLLIVDCGVLFPEDQQPGVDLILPDFRYIEDRMDDVEAIVLTHGHEDHIGAVPFLLRLRPDIPVVGSKFTLALVAAKCREHRQRPKLVEVVEGQSTSHGPFECEYFAVNHSIPDAIAVAIRTAAGVVLHTGDIKLDQLPLDNRLTDLAGFSRLGDEGVDLFLVDSTNAEVPGFVTPEREIGGVLDTVIGKATNRVIVASFASHVHRIQQIVDVAERYNRRVAFVGRSMVRNMQIAQDLGYLNVPDGLEVDIDTAASLPDGRVVLVSTGSQGEPLSALSRMARGEHRQINIRADDLVVLASSLIPGNENSVFAVVNGLAKRGAKVVTQQNAKVHVSGHASAGELLYLYNAVRPTNAMPVHGEWRHLRANAALAEATGVPRERIVLAEDGVVVDMVDGLAEIVGRVPVGHVYVDGLSVGDVGESTLSDRLVLGEGGFISISVAVDAATGRAVSTPEVSGRGFSDDPGALNEAAQLVDKALNELAAEGVTETHRIAQGIRRVVGRWVAETYRRRPMIVPTVIPVS from the coding sequence ATGAGCCGCCCCGATCGTGGCCGTGGCCGCGCCACCCGCAACGCCGGTCCGCCCTCCCGCGCCCCGCGCCGGGTGCCGCAGAACTCCGCGGCCGCCCAGCGACCCGACGCGCGCGTCGTCGACCCCACCGAACGGTTGGGTACGCCGCCCAAGGCTCCTCGCGACGGTCTGCGCGTCGTCGCGCTCGGCGGTATCGGCGAGATCGGCCGCAACATGACGGTCTTCGAACACCAGGGACGGCTCCTGATCGTCGACTGCGGTGTTCTCTTCCCCGAGGACCAGCAGCCCGGCGTCGATCTGATCCTGCCCGACTTCCGGTACATCGAGGACCGGATGGACGACGTCGAGGCGATCGTCCTCACCCACGGCCACGAGGACCACATCGGTGCCGTGCCGTTCCTGCTGCGTCTGCGCCCCGACATCCCGGTCGTCGGGTCCAAGTTCACCCTGGCGCTGGTCGCGGCCAAGTGCCGCGAGCACCGTCAGCGTCCCAAGCTCGTCGAGGTCGTCGAGGGGCAGAGCACCTCGCACGGTCCGTTCGAGTGCGAGTACTTCGCGGTAAACCATTCCATCCCCGACGCGATCGCCGTCGCGATCCGCACCGCCGCGGGGGTCGTGCTGCACACCGGCGACATCAAGCTCGACCAGCTGCCGCTCGACAACCGCCTCACCGACCTCGCGGGCTTCTCCCGCCTCGGCGACGAGGGTGTCGACCTGTTCCTCGTCGACTCGACGAACGCCGAGGTCCCCGGCTTCGTCACGCCCGAGCGCGAGATCGGCGGGGTGCTCGACACCGTCATCGGCAAGGCCACCAACCGGGTGATCGTCGCGTCCTTCGCGAGCCACGTGCACCGCATCCAGCAGATCGTCGACGTCGCGGAGCGCTACAACCGGCGCGTGGCGTTCGTCGGCCGGTCGATGGTCCGCAACATGCAGATCGCGCAGGATCTGGGCTATCTCAACGTGCCCGACGGCCTCGAGGTCGACATCGACACCGCCGCGAGCCTGCCCGACGGCCGGGTCGTGCTGGTCTCCACCGGTTCGCAGGGCGAGCCGCTCTCGGCGCTGTCCCGGATGGCGCGCGGCGAGCACCGGCAGATCAACATCCGGGCCGACGACCTCGTCGTCCTCGCGTCGTCGCTGATCCCCGGCAACGAGAACTCCGTGTTCGCGGTCGTCAACGGTCTGGCCAAGCGCGGCGCGAAGGTCGTCACCCAGCAGAACGCGAAGGTGCACGTCTCCGGTCACGCGTCGGCCGGCGAGCTGCTGTACCTCTACAACGCGGTGCGACCCACCAACGCGATGCCCGTCCACGGCGAGTGGCGCCACCTGCGGGCGAACGCCGCCCTGGCCGAGGCCACGGGTGTTCCCCGCGAGCGGATCGTGCTCGCGGAGGACGGTGTGGTCGTCGACATGGTCGACGGACTCGCCGAGATCGTCGGGCGCGTCCCGGTCGGTCACGTCTACGTCGACGGCCTGTCGGTGGGCGACGTGGGCGAGTCCACGCTGTCGGATCGTCTCGTCCTCGGCGAGGGTGGGTTCATCTCGATCTCCGTCGCGGTCGACGCCGCCACCGGCCGTGCGGTGAGCACCCCGGAAGTCTCCGGTCGCGGTTTCTCCGACGACCCGGGCGCACTCAACGAGGCGGCACAGCTCGTCGACAAGGCGCTCAACGAACTCGCTGCAGAAGGCGTCACGGAGACCCATCGAATCGCCCAGGGCATCCGTCGCGTCGTTGGCCGCTGGGTCGCCGAGACCTATCGTCGTCGCCCGATGATCGTGCCCACGGTGATCCCGGTCTCCTGA
- a CDS encoding TIGR03085 family metal-binding protein has product MSLARSERHALVRTMSEVGPDAPTLCGDWTVRDLAAHLLVRERRVDAMPGIVVPALADHTEKVRRSATDRQWAHLLADVDSGPPKWSPMFLFDAVANAAEMFVHHEDVRRAQPGWEPRTLSADDQDQLWRIARMIGRNSYGGCDVTVVFERSGSGERVTLRKRGPRTVVLRGEPAELVLHAFGRDQVRLEIEGDESAVTELAGSKRGL; this is encoded by the coding sequence ATGAGCCTCGCCCGAAGCGAACGACATGCCCTCGTCCGCACGATGTCCGAGGTCGGGCCCGACGCGCCGACGCTCTGCGGCGACTGGACGGTCCGGGATCTCGCCGCGCACCTGCTCGTCCGCGAGCGCCGGGTGGACGCGATGCCCGGCATCGTCGTCCCGGCCCTGGCCGATCACACGGAGAAGGTGCGACGCTCCGCCACCGACCGGCAGTGGGCACACCTGCTCGCCGACGTCGATTCCGGCCCGCCGAAGTGGTCGCCGATGTTCCTGTTCGACGCCGTCGCCAACGCGGCGGAGATGTTCGTGCACCACGAGGACGTGCGCCGCGCGCAGCCCGGATGGGAGCCGCGGACGCTGTCGGCGGACGACCAGGACCAGCTCTGGCGCATCGCGCGGATGATCGGACGCAACAGCTACGGCGGATGCGACGTCACGGTGGTCTTCGAGCGGTCCGGTTCCGGCGAGCGGGTCACCCTGCGCAAGCGCGGTCCGCGCACCGTCGTGCTGCGCGGCGAACCGGCCGAACTCGTGCTGCACGCCTTCGGCCGCGACCAGGTGCGGCTCGAGATCGAGGGTGACGAGTCGGCGGTCACCGAACTGGCGGGGTCGAAACGCGGACTGTGA
- a CDS encoding DNA translocase FtsK: MAGKSSGSRGTSSTTSRSRAGARGSGGSTSRARSAGASTSKTGSTAKSKASGSTRSTPARKPRAAASTANRRSGGTARRTPAASRRPAPARPRRSSGGILTAVGRTVGAGWMITARALGATTRTMGRATEIESGHRRDGIALGLISIGVIIAGTVWFGVGGPVGEWVETAVRAVTGGASAVLPLVAVGVAVTLMRTEPHPEIRPRLVVGGLLVGLPALGLWHIASGSPTDAEGRSEGAGFVGAAVGGPLTSGLTVWLSVPLMLLAAGFGILLLTGTTVRELPELFRDYFGLGYRADDEYGDYDDHYDDDYGYDEPPMFDADGYPIDEPPAPKRSRRRRTPVENYPPDEFDGDAKTEVLPLWDDRAPEPEAPASPPATLEMPSVAETAAAAPAPAPARKKPKAAPVPEVVDQTSEPEPAETFVRDREIEGDYTLPSLELLTKGDPPKTRSAANDQMIEAITEVLEQFKIDAAVTGFTRGPTVTRYEVELGPGVKVEKITALARNIAYAVATDNVRLLAPIPGKSAVGIEVPNTDRELVRLSDVLAAPSTRRDHHPLVIGLGKDIEGDFVSANLAKMPHLLVAGSTGSGKSSFVNSMLVSLLIRATPDEVRMILIDPKMVELTPYEGIPHLITPIITQPKKAAAALAWLVEEMEQRYQDMQANRVRHIDDFNAKVKSGEITAPLGSERVYRPYPYILAIVDELADLMMTAPRDVEDAIVRITQKARAAGIHLVLATQRPSVDVVTGLIKTNVPSRLAFATSSLTDSRVILDQPGAEKLIGMGDGLFLPMGAGKPIRLQGAFITDEEIAGVVDFAKNQAEPEYNEGVTAPKAGDKKDVDPDIGDDLDVFLQAVELVVTSQFGSTSMLQRKLRVGFAKAGRLMDLMETRGVVGPSEGSKAREVLVKPEELDGLLYSIRGGGDPAEAPAAEQ; encoded by the coding sequence ATGGCAGGAAAGTCGTCGGGCAGCCGCGGAACGTCGTCTACGACCTCTCGGTCGCGGGCGGGGGCGCGGGGTTCGGGCGGCAGCACCTCCCGTGCTCGCAGCGCGGGTGCCTCCACCTCGAAGACCGGATCGACCGCGAAGTCGAAGGCGTCCGGATCGACCCGGTCCACCCCCGCACGCAAGCCGCGCGCCGCGGCCTCGACCGCGAACCGTCGCAGCGGTGGCACCGCACGTCGCACTCCGGCCGCGAGCCGCCGCCCCGCGCCCGCCCGTCCCCGGCGCAGTTCCGGGGGGATCCTCACCGCTGTCGGCCGCACCGTCGGCGCCGGCTGGATGATCACGGCCCGCGCCCTCGGTGCCACGACCCGGACGATGGGTCGCGCCACCGAGATCGAGTCCGGACACCGCCGCGACGGCATCGCGCTCGGACTGATCTCCATCGGCGTGATCATCGCCGGCACGGTGTGGTTCGGCGTCGGCGGCCCGGTGGGGGAGTGGGTCGAGACGGCCGTCCGCGCCGTCACCGGCGGTGCGAGCGCGGTCCTTCCGCTCGTCGCGGTCGGCGTCGCGGTGACGCTCATGCGCACCGAACCGCATCCCGAGATCCGTCCCCGGCTCGTCGTCGGCGGACTGCTCGTCGGTCTGCCCGCGCTGGGTCTGTGGCACATCGCCTCCGGTTCGCCCACCGACGCGGAGGGCCGCTCGGAAGGGGCCGGTTTCGTCGGTGCCGCCGTGGGCGGACCGCTCACCTCCGGACTCACCGTGTGGCTGTCCGTGCCGCTGATGCTCCTCGCGGCGGGCTTCGGGATCCTGCTGCTCACCGGCACCACGGTGCGGGAGCTGCCCGAACTGTTCCGCGACTACTTCGGCCTCGGCTACCGCGCCGACGACGAGTACGGCGACTACGACGACCACTACGACGACGATTACGGCTACGACGAGCCGCCGATGTTCGACGCCGACGGCTACCCGATCGACGAGCCGCCCGCGCCCAAGCGGTCCCGTCGCCGGCGTACCCCGGTGGAGAACTACCCGCCCGACGAGTTCGACGGCGACGCGAAGACCGAGGTGCTCCCGCTGTGGGACGACCGCGCACCCGAACCGGAGGCGCCCGCCTCGCCGCCGGCCACGCTGGAGATGCCCTCGGTCGCCGAGACCGCGGCCGCAGCACCGGCCCCCGCTCCCGCCCGTAAGAAGCCGAAGGCCGCCCCGGTACCCGAGGTCGTCGACCAGACCTCCGAACCGGAACCGGCCGAGACGTTCGTGCGCGACCGCGAGATCGAGGGCGACTACACGCTGCCCTCACTGGAGTTGCTCACCAAGGGCGACCCGCCCAAGACGCGGTCGGCCGCGAACGACCAGATGATCGAGGCGATCACCGAGGTTCTCGAACAGTTCAAGATCGACGCCGCGGTCACCGGCTTCACCCGTGGCCCGACCGTCACCCGCTACGAGGTCGAACTCGGCCCCGGCGTCAAGGTCGAGAAGATCACCGCGCTCGCCCGCAACATCGCGTACGCGGTGGCCACCGACAACGTCCGGTTGCTCGCACCGATCCCGGGCAAGTCCGCCGTCGGCATCGAGGTCCCCAACACCGACCGCGAACTCGTGCGGCTGTCGGACGTGCTCGCGGCGCCGTCGACCCGGCGCGACCACCACCCCCTCGTCATCGGTCTCGGTAAGGACATCGAGGGCGACTTCGTCTCCGCCAACCTCGCGAAGATGCCGCACCTGCTGGTCGCCGGTTCGACCGGTTCCGGTAAGTCGAGCTTCGTCAATTCGATGCTCGTGTCACTGCTCATCCGCGCGACGCCCGACGAGGTGCGGATGATCCTCATCGACCCGAAGATGGTCGAGCTGACGCCCTACGAGGGCATCCCGCACCTGATCACCCCGATCATCACGCAGCCGAAGAAGGCCGCGGCGGCGCTGGCCTGGCTCGTCGAGGAGATGGAGCAGCGCTACCAGGACATGCAGGCCAACCGCGTGCGCCACATCGACGACTTCAACGCGAAGGTGAAGTCGGGGGAGATCACCGCACCGCTCGGCAGTGAGCGCGTGTACCGGCCGTATCCGTACATCCTCGCCATCGTCGACGAGCTCGCCGACCTGATGATGACGGCCCCACGCGACGTCGAGGATGCGATCGTCCGCATCACCCAGAAGGCCCGCGCCGCCGGCATCCATCTCGTGCTCGCCACCCAGCGACCCTCGGTGGACGTCGTCACGGGTCTCATCAAGACGAACGTGCCCTCGCGACTCGCGTTCGCGACGAGTTCGCTCACCGACTCGCGCGTCATCCTCGACCAGCCCGGTGCCGAGAAGCTCATCGGTATGGGCGACGGACTGTTCCTGCCGATGGGGGCGGGCAAGCCGATCCGCCTGCAGGGTGCGTTCATCACCGACGAGGAGATCGCAGGGGTCGTCGACTTCGCCAAGAATCAGGCCGAACCCGAGTACAACGAGGGAGTCACCGCTCCGAAGGCCGGCGACAAGAAGGACGTCGATCCCGACATCGGCGATGACCTCGACGTCTTCCTGCAGGCCGTCGAACTCGTCGTCACGAGCCAGTTCGGTTCGACGTCGATGCTGCAGCGCAAGCTGCGCGTCGGATTCGCCAAGGCCGGTCGCCTGATGGACCTGATGGAGACCCGCGGTGTGGTCGGGCCGAGCGAGGGCAGCAAGGCCCGCGAGGTGCTGGTCAAGCCCGAGGAGCTCGACGGCCTGCTGTACTCGATCCGTGGCGGTGGAGATCCGGCAGAGGCCCCGGCTGCAGAGCAGTGA